Proteins encoded in a region of the Candidatus Brocadia sp. genome:
- a CDS encoding ABC transporter permease — translation MRSLLNILWLGLKEIVSLLSDVVMVLFLCYAFTMAIYVQATGTSTQVNNASIAFVDEDGSALSKELFNAFLPPYFQNPQYVEAREVENAMDRGQFMFVVVIPTMFELDLRAGRNPDIQVNIDATAMKQAGIGADYIKNIINQRIASFLKRTDEKEQEPVNLIVRRMFNPNGISSWFTSIVAIINQVTLLTVVLTGAAVIREREHGTLEHLLVMPLSAFEIAMAKVWANGLMILVATGFSLFLIVKAVLQVPFAGSIPLWFCGVVLYLFYTTALGIFLGTISRSMAQFALLIVLVVVLMQLLSGGNTPIESQPRWLQYITFFLPTRHFVSFSQVIIYRGGGLGAVWLQFLMVTAIGLGFFAYSLALFRKSIAVTK, via the coding sequence ATGAGGTCACTCCTGAACATTCTCTGGCTTGGGCTCAAGGAAATTGTCAGTCTGTTGAGCGACGTGGTAATGGTGCTCTTCCTCTGCTATGCATTCACTATGGCTATCTACGTCCAGGCGACGGGCACTTCGACGCAGGTCAACAACGCATCTATCGCCTTCGTTGATGAGGACGGTTCGGCCTTGTCCAAGGAGCTGTTCAATGCCTTCCTGCCGCCATATTTTCAGAACCCTCAGTATGTTGAGGCCAGGGAGGTCGAAAACGCAATGGACAGAGGCCAGTTCATGTTCGTGGTCGTGATCCCGACCATGTTCGAATTGGATCTTCGCGCCGGCCGGAATCCGGATATTCAGGTGAACATAGACGCGACCGCGATGAAGCAGGCCGGCATAGGCGCGGACTACATTAAGAACATCATCAATCAGCGCATCGCATCCTTTCTCAAACGCACGGACGAAAAGGAACAGGAGCCTGTCAATCTGATCGTTCGCCGGATGTTCAACCCGAATGGAATATCCTCCTGGTTTACCAGCATAGTGGCCATCATCAATCAGGTGACCCTTTTAACGGTAGTCCTGACGGGCGCCGCGGTAATCCGAGAACGCGAGCATGGTACGCTGGAACACCTGCTGGTGATGCCGCTTTCTGCGTTCGAAATCGCGATGGCGAAGGTGTGGGCCAACGGCCTGATGATTCTCGTCGCCACAGGTTTCTCACTCTTTCTGATAGTAAAGGCGGTGCTGCAGGTGCCGTTCGCCGGCTCGATTCCGCTGTGGTTCTGTGGCGTCGTGCTCTATCTGTTTTACACGACGGCGCTGGGAATATTCCTGGGCACAATTTCTCGATCCATGGCGCAGTTTGCGCTCCTCATCGTTCTGGTGGTCGTCCTGATGCAGCTTCTTTCGGGTGGCAATACGCCTATCGAGAGCCAGCCCAGGTGGTTGCAGTACATAACGTTCTTCCTGCCTACACGGCATTTCGTCAGCTTCTCGCAGGTGATCATCTATCGTGGCGGCGGCTTAGGTGCGGTGTGGTTGCAGTTCCTCATGGTAACTGCCATCGGTCTGGGGTTTTTTGCATATAGCCTGGCGCTCTTCAGGAAATCAATCGCGGTGACGAAGTAG
- a CDS encoding alpha/beta hydrolase, with the protein MAAADLAAQHVRAVTGPDAPFFLGGYSNGGLIATYYTLNCVNDGSKIKPQKLFLFSPSIGITRFAAFSGWHRALSFIPYFEKIAWQSIEPEYDPFKYNSFPKIAGHQLYQLTRVTQKKIEQLKKNGKLEQLPPVQTFSSVVDSTVLTPSLVTHLYDHLKPNGHELILFDINRFSALEPFIKDRHEAFLNSLKGTSALPYAWTLITNQEPDTLQVVAETRHAGSDSVTREPLNLEWPRGIYSLSHVAVPFSPEDPLYGDREDLKKKGRFVLGMVEPRGEKDVLQVPVDQFMRLRYNPFFSYMERRIVESMEQ; encoded by the coding sequence GTGGCGGCTGCAGATTTAGCAGCGCAGCATGTCCGTGCTGTGACAGGTCCGGATGCACCCTTTTTCCTCGGCGGTTATTCCAATGGAGGGTTGATCGCCACGTATTATACACTCAATTGTGTCAATGACGGATCGAAGATAAAGCCACAAAAACTATTCCTTTTCTCACCGTCCATTGGCATTACCCGGTTTGCAGCGTTTTCGGGATGGCATCGGGCGCTAAGCTTTATTCCATACTTTGAAAAAATTGCGTGGCAGTCCATCGAACCGGAGTATGACCCATTCAAGTACAATTCGTTTCCCAAAATCGCCGGTCATCAACTGTATCAGTTGACACGGGTGACGCAAAAAAAGATTGAGCAACTGAAGAAGAACGGAAAACTGGAACAGCTTCCTCCCGTTCAAACGTTTTCTTCCGTGGTAGATTCCACGGTGCTCACCCCTTCGCTGGTGACACATCTTTATGATCATCTCAAACCAAACGGGCACGAACTGATTCTTTTTGATATAAATCGTTTTTCCGCGTTAGAGCCATTTATCAAAGACCGCCATGAAGCTTTTTTAAACAGTCTTAAAGGGACATCTGCTCTTCCTTATGCATGGACGCTCATCACAAACCAGGAACCAGACACCTTGCAGGTCGTTGCCGAGACGCGCCATGCCGGTTCAGATTCTGTGACCCGTGAACCCCTGAATCTTGAATGGCCACGGGGGATTTATTCTCTTTCACATGTAGCGGTACCCTTTTCCCCTGAAGATCCTCTCTATGGTGACCGGGAGGACTTGAAAAAGAAAGGCCGTTTCGTTTTGGGGATGGTTGAACCGCGGGGGGAAAAAGACGTTTTGCAAGTCCCGGTCGATCAGTTTATGCGTCTTCGCTATAACCCGTTCTTTTCTTATATGGAGCGCCGCATCGTGGAATCGATGGAACAGTAG
- the gnd gene encoding decarboxylating 6-phosphogluconate dehydrogenase has protein sequence MQLGMIGLGRMGGNMVRRLMRGGHTCVVYDRSADAVNELAGEGAIAASSMDEFIGKLKTPKVVWLMLPAALVDASLKDLGARLQPGDIVIDGGNSYYIDDIRRSRELAARGIKYVDVGTSGGVWGLDRGYCMMIGGPTDAVQHLDPIFKTLAPGRGTIDRTPGREKLGGTAEDGYLHCGPNGAGHFVKMVHNGIEYGIMAAYAEGMNILKHANVGKQNQQASAEMTPLRHPEHYQYDINLADVAEVWRRGSVIASWLLDLTAIALADDPTLEQFAGHVSDSGEGRWTILAAVDEGAPVPVLSSALYARFTSRGEADYADKLLSAMRFQFGGHHEMPSH, from the coding sequence ATGCAGCTCGGAATGATCGGTCTTGGAAGGATGGGGGGAAACATGGTGCGCCGCTTGATGCGCGGGGGGCACACGTGTGTCGTTTATGATCGCAGTGCGGACGCCGTCAATGAATTGGCGGGCGAAGGCGCGATTGCCGCATCGTCGATGGATGAATTCATCGGAAAATTGAAAACGCCTAAGGTCGTGTGGTTGATGTTGCCGGCGGCGTTGGTCGATGCATCGCTCAAGGATTTGGGCGCGCGCCTGCAACCTGGGGATATCGTGATCGACGGCGGCAACTCGTACTACATAGACGATATTCGCCGCTCCAGGGAATTGGCGGCCAGGGGCATCAAGTACGTGGATGTCGGCACGAGCGGAGGCGTGTGGGGGCTGGATCGCGGCTATTGCATGATGATCGGCGGGCCGACTGATGCTGTCCAGCACCTCGACCCGATCTTCAAGACGCTGGCGCCGGGACGAGGCACGATCGATCGAACGCCGGGCCGCGAAAAACTCGGCGGCACTGCGGAAGACGGCTACCTGCACTGCGGGCCGAACGGCGCGGGACACTTCGTCAAGATGGTCCACAACGGCATTGAGTACGGCATCATGGCTGCCTATGCTGAAGGCATGAATATTCTCAAGCATGCCAACGTGGGCAAACAGAATCAACAAGCCAGCGCCGAAATGACACCGCTTCGCCATCCCGAACACTATCAATACGATATAAATCTGGCCGACGTTGCCGAAGTGTGGCGGCGCGGCAGCGTCATCGCGTCGTGGCTGCTCGATCTTACCGCGATTGCCCTGGCGGACGACCCGACTCTCGAACAATTTGCGGGCCACGTGTCCGATTCTGGCGAAGGCCGCTGGACCATCCTCGCCGCTGTCGATGAGGGTGCACCCGTGCCGGTCTTGAGCAGCGCGTTGTATGCACGTTTTACCTCGCGCGGCGAAGCGGATTACGCCGACAAGCTGCTGTCGGCCATGCGCTTTCAATTCGGTGGGCATCACGAAATGCCGAGCCATTAA
- the rpe gene encoding ribulose-phosphate 3-epimerase, which translates to MPKIAPSILAADFLKLHEQVQAAERGGADRFQVDVMDGVFVPNISFGLPLVEAMRRATTLMLEAHLMIVNPDRYLDDFAKAGADLIIVHQEATVHLDRSIQHIRHLGKKAGVALCPATPVHTLNEIAEELDLVLVMTVNPGFGGQAFIDYTLRKIRQVREMLDARNPQCEVEVDGGIDLHTIRAAYQAGARVFVAGTSVFHNAAGPGAGVQSLMKAAQQD; encoded by the coding sequence CTGCCCAAAATTGCTCCCTCGATTCTGGCCGCCGATTTCTTGAAACTGCACGAGCAAGTGCAGGCGGCCGAGCGGGGTGGCGCGGATCGCTTTCAGGTGGATGTGATGGACGGCGTGTTCGTGCCGAATATCAGTTTCGGGCTTCCCCTCGTCGAAGCGATGCGCCGTGCCACGACACTCATGCTCGAAGCGCATTTGATGATCGTTAACCCCGACCGTTATCTCGACGATTTTGCAAAGGCGGGTGCGGATTTGATCATCGTGCACCAGGAAGCCACCGTTCACCTCGACCGTTCGATTCAACACATCAGGCATCTGGGCAAGAAAGCGGGGGTCGCCCTCTGTCCGGCCACGCCCGTGCACACGCTGAACGAAATTGCCGAAGAACTGGATCTGGTGTTGGTGATGACGGTCAATCCGGGCTTTGGGGGGCAAGCGTTCATCGACTATACCCTGAGAAAAATCCGGCAAGTGCGCGAGATGCTGGATGCGCGTAATCCGCAGTGTGAGGTGGAAGTGGACGGCGGCATCGACTTGCACACCATTCGCGCGGCGTATCAGGCCGGCGCACGCGTCTTCGTCGCGGGTACGTCGGTGTTTCACAATGCCGCGGGGCCAGGCGCCGGTGTGCAGAGTCTGATGAAAGCGGCCCAGCAGGACTGA
- a CDS encoding chalcone isomerase codes for MIRKILIIIFLALTIITPAQAKEIGGVNLSDTIMSGKEQLVLNGAGLRKKFFVKAYAGGLYLRTRESDAQKIVDADEPMAIRLQFIYDGVSFKQLVEGWNEGFANATMGNPGPIKERADTFNSFFTEDARKGDIYDMIYTPGEGVNVSIKGKLMGTITGLDFKKALFAIWLGEKPVDNSLKQGMMGK; via the coding sequence ATGATCAGAAAAATACTTATCATAATATTTTTGGCATTAACAATCATAACGCCGGCACAGGCTAAGGAAATCGGTGGCGTGAACCTGTCTGACACGATCATGTCAGGTAAGGAACAGCTCGTGTTGAATGGGGCAGGACTGCGCAAAAAATTTTTCGTCAAGGCTTATGCAGGGGGACTCTATCTCAGAACAAGAGAGAGTGATGCGCAAAAGATTGTCGATGCTGATGAACCGATGGCAATCCGGTTACAGTTTATCTATGACGGGGTTTCCTTTAAACAACTGGTTGAAGGGTGGAACGAAGGATTTGCCAATGCCACCATGGGAAACCCCGGGCCTATTAAGGAAAGAGCCGATACGTTTAATTCCTTCTTCACAGAAGATGCCAGAAAAGGGGACATCTATGATATGATTTATACTCCGGGAGAAGGGGTGAACGTATCGATTAAAGGAAAACTGATGGGAACCATCACTGGGCTTGATTTTAAAAAGGCCCTGTTTGCCATCTGGTTGGGGGAAAAGCCAGTGGATAATTCGCTCAAACAGGGGATGATGGGCAAATAG
- a CDS encoding DUF3313 domain-containing protein, with protein sequence MGRRETMVRRITASCGCILLGATLLGIPLGCKTAPAPDTGYLEEPERMAPQKERFPFDRVWVKPDVQKEDYDYIVIAPVNTEYLMENTGWKAANPGNTNLEENALKLAQYTEEKFSEAFQKDERPGWKLVSSSGPRTVVLELAIVELVPSKATLGALRLAAPAFGPAGIAVGGGAAAAGGRPSVAIEGRLKDSITGEEIFIFADRKEAQMRIIDLKAVTWWGHAKDIIKDWANECVELAKTPKDYQVKERGSFTLKPW encoded by the coding sequence ATGGGTAGAAGGGAAACCATGGTTAGACGCATTACCGCGAGCTGCGGATGTATTTTGTTGGGGGCAACACTTTTAGGTATCCCGTTGGGCTGCAAAACTGCACCTGCGCCGGATACCGGATATTTAGAGGAGCCTGAACGTATGGCCCCGCAGAAAGAGCGATTCCCTTTTGACAGGGTCTGGGTGAAGCCGGACGTTCAAAAGGAAGATTATGACTACATTGTAATCGCTCCGGTCAACACAGAGTATCTCATGGAAAATACCGGCTGGAAGGCCGCCAATCCAGGTAACACGAACCTTGAGGAAAATGCACTTAAACTAGCTCAGTATACGGAAGAAAAATTTAGCGAGGCATTTCAAAAAGACGAGAGACCAGGATGGAAATTAGTTAGCTCATCGGGTCCCCGAACGGTAGTGCTTGAACTGGCTATCGTGGAACTGGTGCCAAGCAAGGCCACTTTGGGAGCGCTCAGGCTGGCTGCCCCTGCCTTTGGTCCTGCTGGAATAGCAGTTGGAGGCGGAGCGGCTGCTGCAGGAGGGAGACCAAGCGTGGCAATCGAAGGACGGCTGAAAGATAGCATAACCGGGGAGGAGATCTTTATATTTGCCGACCGCAAAGAGGCCCAAATGCGTATCATTGACCTGAAGGCCGTCACCTGGTGGGGGCATGCAAAAGATATTATCAAAGACTGGGCAAACGAGTGTGTGGAACTCGCCAAGACACCAAAGGACTATCAGGTGAAGGAACGCGGATCGTTTACCTTAAAGCCGTGGTAA
- a CDS encoding patatin-like phospholipase family protein, producing MGKMFQPFRMCVSILIIVFLISGCMHYPVNKPLATVDPNSGYRGKFMSQPGNSDELLLLVSFSGGGTRASAFSYGVLEELRNTEVTINGEKRMLLHEVDGISGVSGGSFTAAYYGLFGDRIFEDFDQKFLKKNVQGGLTRRILIRPDNWVRLSSPFFQRSDLAAEYYDKILFEKKTFQDMAARKGPMVHINATDMVTGIRVTFHQDAFDIICSDLSSYPVARAVTASSAVPVVLTPITLRNYSNDCGFTLPEEAERVRREHDISSRSFHQVSNVEVYQDAAKHKYIHLVDGGVSDNLGLRAALDRVLAFGSVWNTLKYLKLENTHKVVFIVVNAETEVSSHWNLFGKAPTISAMFGAYSSVSVTRYNYETVMLLRESFRRWTEEVQKNRCGDGLISTEPGGCGDIKFYLVEVKFDALRDETERHYFKGMPTSFKLSDKQVDDLRDAAHRILAGSEEFQQLLAELK from the coding sequence ATGGGTAAAATGTTTCAGCCTTTCCGCATGTGTGTCAGTATTCTTATCATCGTTTTTTTAATTTCAGGTTGTATGCATTATCCCGTCAATAAACCCCTCGCAACGGTTGATCCAAACAGTGGTTATCGTGGAAAGTTCATGAGCCAGCCTGGAAATTCAGACGAATTGCTCTTGCTTGTCAGCTTCTCAGGTGGCGGTACACGGGCCTCTGCCTTTTCCTATGGTGTCCTTGAAGAACTGAGAAATACAGAAGTAACCATAAACGGAGAAAAACGGATGCTTCTCCATGAAGTTGATGGTATTTCTGGTGTATCGGGAGGTAGTTTCACGGCTGCGTACTACGGCCTCTTTGGTGACCGTATCTTTGAGGATTTCGATCAAAAATTCCTGAAAAAGAACGTGCAGGGCGGCCTTACCCGAAGGATTTTGATACGACCAGACAACTGGGTACGCCTCTCCTCTCCATTTTTTCAACGGAGCGACCTTGCTGCGGAATATTACGATAAGATCCTTTTTGAGAAAAAAACCTTTCAGGATATGGCAGCAAGGAAAGGCCCTATGGTCCATATTAACGCAACGGATATGGTAACGGGTATACGAGTTACATTTCATCAGGACGCCTTTGATATAATCTGTTCTGATTTGTCCAGTTATCCTGTTGCACGTGCAGTAACGGCATCATCTGCCGTGCCTGTTGTCCTCACCCCCATCACCCTTCGTAATTACTCCAACGATTGTGGTTTTACCCTCCCGGAAGAAGCAGAGAGGGTGCGGAGGGAGCATGATATTTCGTCACGGTCATTTCATCAGGTGAGTAATGTAGAGGTCTATCAGGATGCTGCGAAGCATAAATACATCCATCTTGTTGATGGTGGAGTCTCTGATAACCTTGGTCTGAGAGCAGCCCTTGATAGGGTGCTTGCCTTCGGAAGTGTATGGAATACGCTGAAATATCTGAAACTCGAAAATACCCATAAGGTGGTTTTTATTGTGGTGAATGCAGAGACTGAAGTAAGCAGCCATTGGAATCTTTTTGGGAAAGCTCCTACCATATCCGCAATGTTTGGCGCATATTCTTCCGTATCGGTTACGAGATATAATTACGAGACTGTTATGTTGCTGAGGGAGAGTTTCCGCCGATGGACTGAAGAAGTCCAGAAAAACAGGTGTGGGGACGGTTTGATATCAACGGAGCCGGGCGGATGCGGCGACATCAAATTTTATCTCGTTGAGGTCAAGTTTGACGCATTACGAGATGAGACTGAACGCCATTACTTTAAAGGTATGCCCACATCGTTCAAATTATCGGATAAACAGGTCGATGATCTGCGTGATGCCGCCCATCGTATACTTGCCGGGTCAGAGGAATTCCAGCAGCTTTTAGCAGAGTTAAAATAA
- a CDS encoding glycine zipper family protein: protein MKKIIYVWSVLFVATCTMSSVLAQNLIIYPAKGQSPEQMEKDKFECYSWAKQQTGFDPMVVSTQQTPASQGSTGGGAVKGAAKGALVGVGIGAIAGDAGKGAAIGAVSGGAFGGLRSRSQRKQAEQIQRQQVSQTNQKINEYNRAYSACLEAKGYTVK from the coding sequence ATGAAGAAAATAATCTATGTATGGAGCGTGCTATTCGTAGCGACATGCACCATGAGTTCAGTGCTGGCCCAGAACCTGATTATCTACCCTGCAAAGGGCCAGAGCCCGGAGCAGATGGAAAAGGATAAGTTTGAGTGCTATTCCTGGGCAAAACAACAGACGGGGTTTGACCCTATGGTTGTATCCACCCAGCAAACACCTGCGAGTCAGGGTAGTACCGGTGGTGGGGCAGTAAAAGGAGCGGCGAAAGGCGCACTGGTTGGTGTAGGTATTGGCGCTATTGCGGGAGATGCAGGCAAGGGCGCTGCGATTGGCGCAGTTTCTGGTGGCGCCTTTGGTGGCTTAAGGAGCCGAAGTCAGAGAAAACAGGCAGAGCAGATACAAAGGCAGCAGGTATCCCAAACGAATCAGAAAATCAACGAGTATAACCGCGCATACAGCGCATGTCTTGAGGCCAAAGGATATACAGTTAAATAG
- a CDS encoding membrane integrity-associated transporter subunit PqiC: MKNYAVSFFPRFIIMGALAVIIGCASTPPSRFYILNSMEKQEAQQKGSDAMRHVTIGIGSIEIPDYLDRSQLVTRGSRSELKVDEFNRWAGSLRENISLVLAENLSLLLSTDRVFAHPWIPDDSVNYWIHVEIIRLDVIPGDAVTMKSRWTISDDHGKKEFITRASEFTEKASENSYCMMVEAMSRTFEKLSREIALEIEKVK; the protein is encoded by the coding sequence ATGAAAAATTATGCAGTTTCATTTTTTCCCCGTTTCATCATTATGGGAGCTCTCGCAGTCATTATCGGATGCGCGAGTACTCCGCCATCAAGGTTTTATATCCTGAATTCCATGGAAAAGCAGGAGGCACAACAGAAGGGTTCAGATGCGATGCGGCATGTTACAATAGGAATAGGTTCCATTGAAATCCCTGACTATTTAGACAGGTCGCAATTGGTAACCCGAGGCAGCCGCAGCGAACTGAAGGTTGACGAATTTAACCGGTGGGCAGGCTCTCTCAGAGAAAATATATCTTTGGTTCTCGCTGAAAACCTCTCTCTCCTGCTTTCGACCGACCGTGTTTTTGCCCATCCCTGGATTCCTGATGATTCTGTCAATTACTGGATCCATGTTGAAATAATCCGTTTAGACGTCATACCTGGTGATGCTGTTACCATGAAGTCGCGTTGGACAATATCAGACGATCATGGAAAAAAAGAATTTATAACACGTGCCTCAGAATTTACAGAAAAAGCAAGCGAAAATAGTTATTGTATGATGGTAGAGGCCATGAGCCGGACATTTGAAAAATTGAGTCGCGAAATTGCTTTAGAGATTGAGAAGGTGAAATAG
- a CDS encoding MCE family protein, translated as MSKPANKTLIGAFVIGAIALLVIAVLIFGSGKFLKKTFHAVVFFEGSIKGLNEGAPVIFKGVKVGAVKEIRLIYDPADDSLRIPVIIELEPEKIERTDIAERQPEKNLKLLIERGLRAQLQMQSMVTGQLMIAFDFFPDKPARFVSFIKEYPEIPTVSTPLEEFRKTIHDLPIKEIVTKLNLTLNSVRKLIQHIDKKMDPLITNVTKTSEITQNTLENMQATLRQTEKTLTTFSEAGRSMKSLTEYLQQHPDSILKGKPRR; from the coding sequence ATGAGTAAACCGGCAAATAAAACACTTATTGGCGCCTTTGTAATAGGGGCTATAGCCTTGCTGGTTATAGCGGTGCTTATTTTTGGCTCTGGCAAATTCCTGAAAAAGACGTTTCATGCCGTGGTATTCTTTGAGGGTTCTATTAAGGGCCTCAATGAAGGTGCGCCGGTTATTTTCAAAGGGGTGAAGGTAGGTGCTGTGAAAGAAATCCGTTTGATTTACGACCCTGCCGACGACTCTCTCCGGATACCAGTGATCATCGAACTTGAACCGGAAAAAATCGAAAGAACTGACATCGCTGAACGGCAGCCGGAGAAAAATTTAAAACTGCTTATAGAAAGGGGACTAAGGGCACAACTTCAGATGCAGAGTATGGTTACCGGTCAGCTCATGATCGCGTTTGATTTTTTCCCTGATAAGCCTGCCAGATTTGTTAGTTTCATAAAAGAATATCCCGAAATTCCAACAGTTTCCACTCCTCTCGAGGAATTTAGAAAGACAATCCATGATCTTCCTATTAAGGAAATTGTTACGAAACTAAATCTTACCCTGAATTCGGTAAGAAAACTCATCCAGCACATCGATAAAAAGATGGATCCACTTATAACGAATGTCACAAAGACGTCCGAGATTACCCAGAACACACTTGAGAATATGCAAGCGACTTTAAGGCAAACAGAAAAAACCCTTACTACTTTTTCCGAGGCAGGCCGCTCTATGAAGTCCTTAACAGAGTATCTCCAGCAGCACCCCGATTCCATTCTCAAAGGAAAGCCCCGACGATAG
- a CDS encoding ATP-binding cassette domain-containing protein: MDQKRGSTGQEAKIVVRDLDMGYGSFVLISDMNFTVSKGDIFIIMGGSGCGKSTLMKVLIGLLEPLRGQVFYDGENFWEGDPQQKDRIMRKIGVLYQSSALWSSMTLAENVALPLEQYTNLSKSQILELASLKLALVGLAGFEEFYPSEISGGMRKRAGLARAMALDPDILFFDEPSAGLDPVSARLLDDLIIELRDSLGATVVVVTHELQSIFAIGNNSVFLDPDTKTIIASGDPKRLLAESKDPTVMSFLTRGEK; encoded by the coding sequence ATGGACCAAAAAAGAGGAAGTACGGGACAGGAAGCAAAGATAGTGGTGCGCGACCTCGATATGGGATACGGCAGTTTTGTGCTGATAAGCGATATGAACTTCACGGTTAGCAAGGGCGATATTTTTATCATTATGGGAGGGAGCGGCTGCGGGAAAAGCACGCTTATGAAGGTGCTCATAGGACTGCTGGAGCCTTTGCGCGGACAGGTATTTTATGACGGCGAAAATTTCTGGGAAGGGGATCCTCAGCAAAAAGACCGCATTATGAGAAAGATTGGCGTCCTCTACCAGAGCAGTGCATTATGGAGTTCCATGACATTGGCAGAAAATGTTGCGCTTCCGCTTGAACAATATACAAACCTCAGCAAGAGCCAGATTCTCGAGCTGGCATCGTTAAAACTTGCGCTGGTAGGACTCGCAGGGTTTGAAGAATTTTATCCCTCGGAAATAAGTGGGGGAATGCGAAAGAGGGCAGGACTTGCACGGGCAATGGCGCTGGATCCGGATATCCTCTTTTTTGATGAACCTTCTGCAGGTCTCGATCCGGTGAGCGCCCGGCTTCTTGATGATCTTATCATTGAACTACGGGATAGTCTTGGCGCTACCGTAGTAGTCGTTACCCATGAACTGCAAAGTATCTTTGCAATCGGGAACAACTCGGTCTTTCTCGACCCCGATACAAAGACGATCATCGCATCAGGCGACCCGAAAAGACTGCTTGCAGAATCAAAGGATCCGACAGTAATGAGTTTTTTAACAAGGGGGGAAAAATGA
- a CDS encoding ABC transporter permease yields MHTKQQNNSEIRFSHPPQDTLVVHIGGNWLLETSLPVIELFENEIKSLTTIRTINFDTKNLTNWDSSLLIFLSKVFDVCTKHNIHIQMEGLPQGVQKLLDLASPKRQRKGITRKVEKKSFLVRVADSTFDFIRTSKEMLAFIGEAALAFGKLLCGRANFRHTDLMNVIQESGAQAIPIVSLISALVGLIFAFVGALQLKLFGAQIYVADIVGIAMVRVMGAIMTGIIMAGRTGASFAAQIGTMQVNEEVDALKTLGISPMEFLVLPRMLALTLMMPLLCLYADLMGIIGGMIVGVFMLDLNFMEYYNQTKLAVALTHLWVGLFHSAVFGVLIALSGCLRGMQCGRSASAVGSATTSAVVTSIVSIIVSTAIITLVCEVLGI; encoded by the coding sequence ATGCATACAAAACAGCAGAATAATTCAGAGATACGTTTTAGCCATCCACCACAAGACACCCTTGTTGTTCATATTGGTGGGAACTGGCTTTTGGAAACATCACTCCCTGTAATTGAATTATTCGAAAATGAAATAAAATCGCTCACAACAATCCGTACGATCAATTTCGATACAAAGAATCTTACCAACTGGGATAGCAGCCTGCTCATATTCTTATCAAAGGTCTTTGATGTTTGTACAAAGCACAATATCCACATCCAGATGGAAGGCCTTCCACAAGGAGTGCAGAAGCTTCTCGATCTTGCGTCACCGAAACGCCAGCGGAAGGGAATAACCAGGAAGGTAGAAAAGAAATCTTTTCTCGTAAGGGTGGCTGATTCAACATTTGATTTCATACGGACATCGAAGGAAATGCTTGCGTTCATCGGCGAGGCAGCGCTTGCCTTCGGAAAGTTACTCTGTGGCAGGGCGAATTTCCGCCACACGGACCTTATGAATGTCATCCAGGAGAGTGGCGCACAGGCGATCCCCATTGTTTCACTGATCAGTGCGCTGGTAGGTTTGATCTTTGCATTTGTAGGCGCCTTGCAATTGAAGTTGTTTGGCGCACAGATTTACGTTGCGGACATTGTGGGAATAGCCATGGTCAGGGTTATGGGGGCGATTATGACCGGCATTATCATGGCAGGCCGTACAGGCGCTTCGTTTGCCGCACAGATTGGAACAATGCAGGTGAATGAAGAAGTGGATGCGCTCAAAACACTGGGTATATCACCGATGGAATTCCTGGTGCTGCCCCGAATGCTTGCCCTGACTCTCATGATGCCACTCCTTTGCCTGTATGCAGACCTCATGGGCATCATAGGCGGGATGATTGTGGGCGTGTTCATGCTCGATCTTAATTTTATGGAATACTACAATCAGACAAAATTGGCAGTTGCTCTCACCCATCTCTGGGTAGGACTTTTTCACAGTGCGGTATTTGGCGTGCTCATCGCACTCTCCGGATGTCTGAGAGGTATGCAGTGCGGAAGGAGCGCGTCTGCGGTTGGGTCTGCCACAACATCAGCAGTGGTGACGAGCATTGTGAGTATCATAGTCTCAACGGCGATCATTACCCTTGTTTGTGAAGTCCTTGGTATTTGA